A region of the Candidatus Eisenbacteria bacterium genome:
ACTCCCCGTCGACGAAGGGCATGACGTAGTAGAGCGTGTGGTCGGCGGAGCCTGAATCGTAGAGCGGCAGGATATGCGGATGGTGGAGGCTCGCCGCGATCTCGATCTCGCGCAAGAAGCGTTCGGAACCGATCTCGGCGGCCAGCTCGGGATGGACGACCTTGATCGCGACCAGTCGCCGATGGCGGACATCCTCGGCGAGGAACACCTTGGCCATGCCGCCAGCCCCCAGCTCGCGCTGGATCGCGTAGCGGCCCGCGAGCGCCGCATTGAGTCTGTCAGTCAGGTCGGACAAGTTGGGCGGCCTCTGGTCGGTCTTGCTCGGCGCAGGCTAGCACGAGCATCGATGCCCCGGTCATCGCCGCCTTGACGGTAATGAGGAAGCCCCCGCACGCATCGCGTGACGGGGGCTTCTAAACTGGCTCCTCGGGTAGGATTCGAACCTACAACCCTCCGGTTAACAGCCGGATGCTCTGCCGTTGAGCTACCGAGGAACGGCCCTTCCCGGCCGGATTCCATGCGGGAATCGATCGAGCCGGATGAAAAACAAGGCGGAGCAGTCTATCGAGCCGCCCGAGACCGGGCAAGGCATGTTTCGGCGGCTTCCCGCGCGAACTCGAGGCTCATGCGCGCGGGCCCGCGCGGGTCGCGAGCCGAGCGGCCAGCTCGATCTCGCGTTCGCGCAGGGCATAGCCCCTGTGGCTCGGCATTCGATGCTCCAGATGCCATCGCACGACGCCCGGCAGATACTCCTCGGTGCGCGAGCCCAGGAACCCGAGCTCGGTCGCGGCCTTCGAAGCATCGAGAGTGGACCGCCAGCGCCCCGCGTAAGGCGAGATGCTCTCGTCGAGACCGGCCTCGCGGCACTCCTCCCACGTCGCGTCGACGACGCGCGGCGCCACTCCGGCGAGCCGCCCGGCCTGATCGAGGAACGCCCGCACCGGAACGAGATCGGGCTGAGCGACGTTGTAGATGGCGCTTCGCGGTGGATCGGTGGCGAAGCCGGCGATCAGACGCGCGACATCACCGGCGTACACGAAGCGCGCGGGCGATCCGCCACCGTCGGGCAGCACGAGCGGCCCGCCGTCCAGCATGCGCTCGAGATAGGCCCACAGCCGCCGCGATCCATCGCCTTCTCCCTGAATGATGGGGAGCCGC
Encoded here:
- a CDS encoding NAD-dependent epimerase/dehydratase family protein, whose translation is AGHQVTVLSRGTRPALPGAESLIAERGDRNALGRALEGRRFDLTVDFLVYDAADIEILLRVPYAALGRYVMISTGQVYLVTEGARAPYREDDSEGTLIPEPADPDSYEHACWTYGVAKRRAEQTLLGLRDTHGVRAVILRLPIIQGEGDGSRRLWAYLERMLDGGPLVLPDGGGSPARFVYAGDVARLIAGFATDPPRSAIYNVAQPDLVPVRAFLDQAGRLAGVAPRVVDATWEECREAGLDESISPYAGRWRSTLDASKAATELGFLGSRTEEYLPGVVRWHLEHRMPSHRGYALREREIELAARLATRAGPRA